A section of the Polyangium spumosum genome encodes:
- a CDS encoding multicopper oxidase family protein, whose amino-acid sequence MDRRKFVQFGVAAGSALLAGDVFGQETKPGAAPSRPSPKRAVFPGGQPAVVTPNGVTLPLKEKGGLKIGHLVAMPVKHTFAPGLEGDCWGYNGRTIGPTIEVVEGDHVRFYVTNKLPEPTTVHWHGVILPNGMDGVSGLNQRPIKPGETFVYEFTFRHPGTYMYHPHFDEMTQMALGMMGMIVVHPRRPKGPPVDRDFVLMTHEWKITPGSRRPDPNEMTDFNVLTFNSKAFPGTEPLVVGRGERVRIRFGNLSAMDHHPIHFHGLTFETTWTDGGEIPVSARRPDTTVLVPVGSTRVIEFVPDELGDWAFHCHMTHHVMNQMGHGMPVMVGADARKIDPKVQSLLPGYMTMGQTGMGEMAEMGMPVPKNSIPMGGGAGPFSSIDMGGMFTILKVRDNPDTADPKGWYQHPKGTVADRADAAAMKADGIDPDARFG is encoded by the coding sequence ATGGACCGCCGTAAATTCGTTCAGTTCGGAGTCGCCGCGGGCAGCGCCTTGCTCGCCGGAGACGTGTTCGGCCAGGAAACCAAACCGGGCGCCGCGCCCTCGCGCCCCTCGCCGAAGCGCGCCGTCTTCCCGGGCGGCCAGCCCGCGGTCGTCACGCCGAACGGCGTGACGTTGCCCCTGAAGGAGAAGGGCGGCCTGAAGATCGGCCACCTCGTCGCCATGCCCGTGAAGCACACCTTCGCGCCGGGGCTCGAGGGGGATTGCTGGGGCTACAACGGCAGGACGATCGGGCCCACGATCGAGGTCGTCGAGGGGGATCACGTGCGGTTTTACGTGACGAACAAGCTGCCCGAGCCCACGACCGTGCACTGGCACGGCGTGATCCTGCCGAACGGGATGGACGGCGTGTCGGGCTTGAACCAGCGCCCGATCAAGCCCGGGGAGACGTTCGTTTACGAGTTCACCTTCCGCCACCCCGGGACGTACATGTATCACCCCCATTTCGACGAGATGACGCAGATGGCGCTCGGGATGATGGGGATGATCGTGGTGCACCCGAGGCGGCCGAAGGGCCCGCCGGTGGATCGGGATTTCGTGCTGATGACACACGAGTGGAAGATCACGCCGGGCTCGCGGCGGCCGGATCCGAACGAGATGACCGATTTCAACGTGCTGACCTTCAATTCGAAGGCGTTCCCCGGCACGGAGCCGCTCGTCGTGGGACGCGGCGAGCGCGTGCGGATCCGTTTCGGCAACCTCTCGGCGATGGATCACCACCCGATCCATTTCCACGGGCTCACCTTCGAGACGACGTGGACCGACGGCGGCGAGATCCCGGTCTCGGCGCGTCGCCCGGATACGACCGTGCTCGTGCCCGTCGGCAGCACGCGGGTCATCGAGTTCGTCCCCGACGAGCTCGGCGACTGGGCCTTCCATTGCCACATGACCCACCACGTGATGAACCAGATGGGCCACGGGATGCCCGTCATGGTGGGCGCCGACGCGCGGAAGATCGACCCCAAGGTGCAGAGCCTCCTGCCCGGTTACATGACGATGGGACAAACCGGCATGGGCGAGATGGCCGAGATGGGCATGCCCGTGCCGAAGAACTCGATCCCCATGGGCGGCGGAGCCGGCCCGTTCAGCTCGATCGACATGGGCGGGATGTTCACGATCCTGAAGGTCCGCGACAACCCCGATACCGCGGATCCCAAGGGCTGGTACCAGCACCCGAAGGGGACCGTGGCCGATCGCGCGGACGCGGCGGCGATGAAGGCGGATGGTATCGATCCGGACGCGAGATTCGGTTGA
- a CDS encoding alpha/beta fold hydrolase, translated as MSSPASEPEIHHRTLDVGEVRLHIAEAGSGPLVILLHGFPEFWYAWRRILPALAQKGFHVVAPDMRGYGRSDKPAGVDAYGTRHLAGDIAGLVRALGEPRASVVGHDWGAGVAWCFAMAHPELLARLCVINGPHPARLLRDGIRSPRQLARSWYMFAFQLPALPERLLGHDDYAGMLEALRKEVRGPNVPSAEDLERYREAFAEPGALTAMINYYRAAVRRRDQVRTRRIDAPTLVLWGDEDRYLGREFADPGSDLVPDVRIQHVPGATHWIHHERPELVTAEIAAFLQNDGA; from the coding sequence ATGAGTTCGCCCGCCTCCGAGCCCGAGATCCACCACCGCACCCTCGACGTCGGCGAGGTCCGCCTGCACATCGCCGAGGCCGGCAGCGGCCCGCTCGTCATCCTCCTGCACGGGTTCCCCGAGTTCTGGTATGCGTGGCGCCGTATCCTCCCGGCGCTCGCGCAGAAGGGGTTTCACGTCGTCGCCCCCGACATGCGGGGGTATGGCCGTTCCGACAAACCCGCCGGCGTTGATGCCTACGGCACCCGCCACCTCGCCGGGGACATCGCCGGGCTCGTGCGCGCGCTGGGCGAGCCGCGGGCCTCCGTCGTCGGGCACGACTGGGGCGCGGGCGTCGCGTGGTGCTTCGCCATGGCCCATCCGGAGCTCCTCGCGCGGCTCTGCGTGATCAATGGCCCGCACCCCGCGCGCCTCCTCCGGGACGGGATCCGCTCGCCGCGGCAGCTCGCGCGGAGCTGGTACATGTTCGCCTTCCAGCTCCCCGCGTTGCCCGAGCGCCTGCTCGGCCACGACGACTACGCCGGGATGCTCGAGGCGCTCCGGAAGGAGGTCCGCGGGCCGAACGTGCCGAGCGCCGAGGACCTCGAGCGTTATCGCGAGGCCTTCGCGGAGCCGGGCGCGCTCACGGCCATGATCAACTATTATCGCGCCGCCGTTCGCCGGAGAGACCAGGTCCGGACGCGCCGCATCGACGCCCCCACGCTCGTGCTCTGGGGCGACGAGGACCGTTACCTCGGCCGCGAGTTCGCCGATCCGGGCAGCGACCTCGTGCCGGACGTGCGTATCCAGCACGTCCCGGGCGCCACCCACTGGATCCACCACGAGCGCCCCGAGCTCGTGACCGCCGAGATCGCGGCGTTTCTCCAGAACGACGGCGCTTGA
- a CDS encoding TolC family protein: protein MTTRSFFSFSALTLVLGLSAGCASATLPQHVGEVNDIFAARNRRDLAASVPQDEKDWEKTAAEVPKLLSKPLDADGAVRIALAQNRDLRAAFYEIGIARGRFVQAGLPPNPEIDFGVRRPNDPAQPLQLDIGIEYNLTGLLILPLRKGVAEAELAAERLRVAGRVLDTAYGARTTFYTVQARRQELDLRVRALKAFQAGYAAAEELHRVGNLPDVDLATQRAAVESARIDVAEAENRLLDAREDLNVALGLSGEQTDWTVEAPLPDPPAEEVAPERVEQRAVAASFELQELEARMRVASKRAGLAQTEGTLPHVSGGFHGERDGFAWEIGGHVTVGLPIFDRNQGTVLSARSEFGAQRERYLATATSLRATVRSALNRVESAGRRARHYREAVLPAREKALAETLLQYNAMQVSVFQVLESQRQVTQTGITYVETLLDYWNARAALDQILAGRHRGLALGPAGAAPSNTPSGGGSAEAGH from the coding sequence ATGACGACGAGGTCCTTTTTTTCGTTCTCCGCGCTCACGCTCGTCCTGGGCCTGTCCGCCGGCTGCGCGAGCGCGACGCTACCCCAGCACGTGGGCGAGGTGAACGACATCTTCGCGGCGCGAAACCGGCGCGATCTCGCGGCGTCCGTGCCGCAGGACGAAAAAGACTGGGAGAAGACCGCGGCCGAGGTGCCGAAGCTCCTGTCGAAGCCGCTCGACGCGGACGGCGCCGTGCGTATCGCGCTCGCGCAGAACCGCGACCTGCGGGCGGCCTTTTACGAGATCGGTATCGCCCGCGGTCGGTTCGTTCAGGCCGGCTTGCCGCCGAACCCCGAGATCGACTTCGGCGTCCGGCGCCCGAACGATCCCGCGCAGCCGCTCCAGCTCGACATCGGGATCGAATACAACCTCACCGGGCTCCTGATCCTGCCGCTCCGCAAGGGCGTCGCCGAGGCGGAGCTCGCGGCCGAGCGGCTACGCGTGGCGGGCCGGGTGCTCGATACGGCGTACGGCGCCCGCACCACGTTTTACACGGTCCAGGCCCGGCGGCAGGAGCTCGACCTGCGCGTCCGCGCGCTGAAGGCGTTCCAGGCCGGTTATGCCGCCGCCGAGGAGCTGCACCGCGTGGGCAACCTGCCCGACGTCGACCTCGCCACGCAGCGGGCGGCGGTGGAGTCGGCGCGGATCGACGTCGCCGAGGCGGAGAACCGCCTGCTCGACGCCCGGGAAGACCTGAACGTCGCCTTGGGTTTGTCCGGCGAGCAGACCGACTGGACGGTCGAGGCGCCGCTGCCAGATCCGCCGGCCGAGGAGGTCGCGCCCGAGCGTGTCGAGCAGCGCGCCGTCGCGGCGAGCTTCGAGCTCCAGGAGCTCGAGGCGCGTATGCGTGTCGCCTCGAAGCGCGCCGGGCTCGCGCAGACCGAGGGCACCCTGCCCCACGTCTCGGGCGGGTTCCACGGCGAGCGGGACGGGTTCGCGTGGGAGATCGGCGGCCACGTGACGGTGGGTTTGCCCATCTTCGATCGCAACCAGGGCACGGTCCTGAGCGCCCGTTCGGAGTTCGGCGCCCAGCGCGAGCGGTACCTGGCGACCGCCACGTCGCTACGCGCGACGGTGCGATCGGCGCTGAACCGCGTCGAATCCGCGGGGCGGCGCGCTCGTCATTACCGCGAGGCCGTCCTGCCGGCGCGCGAAAAGGCCCTCGCCGAGACGCTGCTGCAATACAACGCCATGCAGGTCAGCGTCTTTCAGGTCCTCGAGAGCCAGCGCCAGGTCACGCAGACGGGCATCACCTACGTCGAGACGCTGCTCGATTACTGGAATGCGCGCGCGGCCCTCGATCAGATCCTCGCCGGCCGCCACCGCGGCCTCGCCCTCGGCCCCGCCGGCGCGGCGCCCTCGAACACCCCTTCCGGCGGCGGCAGCGCCGAGGCCGGCCACTGA
- a CDS encoding ATP-binding protein has product MAWESDQARQLHLHGSAEARARPASLSRSVARLPLLFGAAVLVVTGCTLLGWALDIPGLCGWKTPYPPMMPMSAVTLLLQGLAVLCARPDPRQQSGGRAFAGRAFAAASLGLTLVILAEYAMGIDLVDDLLFPDAVHRHTPDPFPGRMSLYTALVASFTASALLTASRPSPRARAWTQPLATVGGLLSLLALMGHLYGVIVLFGVTRILGMAIPSAVAVLLLALSAITLTPERGVMAALLRGGSSGVLLRKLLLVATCLPLALAVALRLGSAASLYSLPFSFSVYVLLTVVASHAIAFLAAAVVARIEEERVERAVLSVARAQATAERDRAQALAEALRQNQAQFQAIVDHAPAAIYIKDAEGRLLLISRHAERAYGRPREVMLGKHERNFLSRETADVFAANDAVVRERGAPLETEEILLLPDGPHTYLSIKFPLPAPDGGPCLVAGISTDITEKKRFEERREFLLALQAELLHLDDPAALAGRAVSRLGERLGVDGAGLVLVDQAAQEVVHVPGYAYGTTPRDIWRFPLDVWGRTLAEIHEGHVIVVNDTATDPRMRDDYERVHGKYGVAAILMAPIFRNGAWVAYLSAYTATPRRWADDEVKLCREVANITWPLYENARLVVLLRDAVRARDDFLSIASHELKTPLTPLLLRLESLERATTKQPDSPYVQTVKGVVDVAKRQLRRLTDLTTDLLDATRIQAGKLSVVHEEVDLVEVVRDVCQRFALDAARVGSPLVIHAPASAKGLWDRLRVEQVVDNLLSNALKYGPGKPICIEIVVHERTATLTVKDQGIGIRVEDQERIFGRFERAVPERSYGGLGLGLHIVRAIVEALGGTIAVLSAPGEGATFTVTLPFGSARATEAA; this is encoded by the coding sequence ATGGCGTGGGAGTCCGATCAAGCTCGACAGCTTCACCTGCATGGCTCCGCAGAGGCTCGGGCGCGCCCCGCCTCCCTTTCCCGCTCGGTCGCGCGCCTGCCCCTGCTCTTCGGCGCCGCGGTCCTGGTCGTCACCGGCTGCACGCTCCTCGGCTGGGCGCTCGACATCCCGGGCTTGTGCGGCTGGAAGACGCCTTATCCCCCCATGATGCCCATGTCCGCCGTGACGCTCCTCCTCCAGGGGCTCGCGGTGCTCTGCGCGCGCCCGGATCCGCGGCAGCAAAGCGGCGGGCGGGCCTTCGCGGGCCGCGCCTTCGCCGCCGCGTCGCTCGGCCTGACCCTCGTCATCCTCGCCGAATACGCGATGGGGATCGACCTCGTCGACGACCTGCTCTTCCCGGACGCGGTCCACCGCCACACGCCCGACCCCTTCCCCGGCCGGATGTCGCTGTACACGGCGCTGGTCGCGAGCTTCACGGCGAGCGCCTTGCTCACCGCTTCACGGCCATCGCCGCGGGCACGCGCGTGGACGCAGCCCCTCGCGACCGTCGGGGGGTTGCTCTCGCTCCTGGCGCTCATGGGGCACCTCTATGGCGTCATCGTGCTCTTCGGCGTCACCCGCATCCTCGGCATGGCCATCCCCAGCGCCGTCGCGGTGCTGCTGCTCGCGCTCTCCGCGATCACCCTCACGCCCGAGCGGGGCGTCATGGCGGCGCTCCTGCGAGGCGGATCGAGCGGCGTCCTCTTGCGCAAGCTCCTGCTCGTGGCGACGTGCTTGCCGCTCGCGCTCGCCGTCGCCTTGCGCCTCGGGAGCGCCGCGAGCCTCTACAGCCTCCCGTTTTCCTTCTCCGTCTACGTGCTCCTCACGGTCGTCGCGTCGCACGCGATCGCGTTCCTCGCCGCGGCGGTCGTCGCGCGGATCGAGGAAGAGCGCGTGGAGCGAGCCGTCCTCTCGGTCGCGCGGGCGCAAGCGACCGCCGAGCGCGACCGGGCCCAGGCGCTCGCCGAGGCGCTCCGGCAGAACCAGGCGCAGTTCCAGGCCATCGTCGATCACGCGCCCGCGGCCATTTACATCAAGGACGCGGAGGGCCGCCTGCTGCTCATCAGCCGGCACGCCGAGCGCGCTTATGGCAGGCCCCGGGAGGTGATGCTCGGCAAACACGAGCGCAACTTCCTGTCGCGCGAGACGGCCGACGTCTTCGCCGCCAACGACGCGGTCGTACGCGAACGCGGCGCCCCGCTGGAGACCGAAGAGATCCTCCTCTTGCCGGACGGCCCCCACACGTACCTCTCCATCAAATTCCCTCTGCCCGCGCCCGACGGAGGCCCCTGCCTGGTGGCGGGCATCTCGACCGACATCACCGAAAAAAAGCGCTTCGAGGAGCGCCGCGAGTTCTTGCTCGCCCTGCAAGCCGAGCTCCTGCACCTCGACGATCCCGCGGCGCTCGCGGGGCGCGCGGTGTCGCGGCTCGGAGAGCGGCTCGGCGTGGACGGCGCGGGGCTCGTGCTCGTGGATCAGGCCGCCCAGGAGGTCGTGCACGTCCCGGGATACGCTTATGGCACGACGCCCCGGGACATCTGGCGTTTTCCCCTCGACGTCTGGGGCCGGACGCTCGCCGAGATCCACGAGGGGCACGTGATCGTCGTGAACGATACGGCCACGGACCCGCGGATGCGGGACGATTACGAGCGCGTTCATGGCAAATACGGCGTCGCGGCGATCCTCATGGCCCCCATCTTCCGTAATGGCGCGTGGGTCGCGTACCTCTCGGCCTACACGGCGACGCCGCGGCGATGGGCGGACGACGAGGTGAAGCTCTGCCGGGAGGTCGCGAACATCACCTGGCCGCTCTACGAGAATGCGCGCCTCGTCGTCCTCTTGCGGGACGCGGTGCGCGCCCGCGACGATTTCCTCTCGATCGCCTCCCACGAGCTGAAGACGCCCCTCACCCCGCTGCTGCTCCGGCTCGAGTCCCTGGAGCGCGCGACCACGAAGCAGCCCGATTCGCCTTACGTGCAGACGGTCAAGGGCGTGGTCGACGTGGCCAAGCGGCAATTGAGGCGCCTGACGGATCTCACGACGGACCTGCTCGACGCGACGCGGATCCAGGCGGGGAAGCTCTCGGTGGTGCACGAGGAGGTGGACCTCGTCGAGGTCGTGCGCGACGTGTGCCAGCGGTTCGCGCTCGACGCCGCGCGGGTGGGCTCGCCGCTCGTGATCCACGCGCCAGCCTCGGCGAAGGGCCTCTGGGACAGGCTACGCGTCGAGCAGGTGGTGGACAACTTGCTCTCGAACGCGCTGAAATACGGCCCTGGAAAGCCCATCTGCATCGAGATCGTGGTGCACGAGCGGACCGCGACCCTCACCGTGAAGGACCAGGGCATCGGGATCCGGGTCGAGGACCAGGAGCGTATCTTCGGGCGCTTCGAGCGGGCCGTGCCGGAGCGGAGTTATGGCGGGCTCGGGCTCGGCCTGCACATCGTCCGGGCCATCGTGGAGGCGCTCGGCGGGACGATCGCCGTCCTCAGCGCGCCGGGCGAGGGCGCCACGTTCACGGTGACGTTGCCGTTCGGGTCGGCGAGGGCGACCGAGGCGGCCTGA